The following are encoded in a window of Vidua macroura isolate BioBank_ID:100142 chromosome 26, ASM2450914v1, whole genome shotgun sequence genomic DNA:
- the LOC128819424 gene encoding uncharacterized protein LOC128819424, which yields MALGTGKWHWGWECGTGDNNMALGTRAWPWGWECGTGDSKVASGMRKGYWGQENGIRESPRLEKPSGIIESNHCPRTAKAVPKCHSRDGDPALPWAAVPGPDPPFCEGISPDLQSKPPLEQLEAFPLVLCLGLRGRARPHLAAPSGVRKLPEAPGGGSMELEKGLWCLEKATVPGDWNTVPGAGNVALETGAQRLGMGTRCLRMGTWLWRWNRGSGDGTVVSGDGTMGSGDGTVALEMELWYLEMESWYLEMELWYLEMESWYLEMESWYLEMESWYLEMELWYLEMESWYLEMELWYLEMESWYLEMELWYLEMESWYLEMESWYLEMESWYLEMELWYLEMESWYLEMELWYLEMESWYLEMELWYLEMEQWGLEKEPWYLGMGMWLWRRNRGG from the exons atggcactggggacaggaaaGTGGCACTGGGGTTGGGaatgtggcactggggacaacAACATGGCCCTGGGGACAAGAGCATGGCCCTGGGGATGGGaatgtggcactggggacagcaaaGTGGCATCAGGGATGAGAAAGGGGTACTGGGGACAGGAAAatggaatcagagaatcaccgaggttggaaaagccctctgggatcatcgagtccaaccattgCCCCAGAACTGCCAAggctgtccccaagtgccactccagggatggtgacccagcgctgccctgggcagctgtgccagggcctgaccCCCCGTTCTGTGAAGGAATTTCTCCTGATCTCcaatccaaacctcccctggagCAGCTTGAGGcctttcctcttgtcctgtgcCTTGGACTCAGGGGAAGAGCCCgaccccacctggctgcaccctcagGGGTCAGGAAGTTGCCAGAGGCACCTGGGGGTGGGAGcatggagctggagaagggattGTGGTGCCTGGAGAAGGCAACAGTCCCTGGGGACTGGAACACggtgcctggagctgggaatgtggcTCTGGAGACTGGAGCACAACGTCTGGGGATGGGAACACGGTGCTTGAGGATGGGAACATGGCTCTGGAGATGGAACCGTGGCTCTGGAGATGGAACTGTGGTATCTGGAGATGGAACAATGGGCTCTGGAGATGGAACCGTGGCTCTGGAGATGGAACTGTGGTATCTGGAGATGGAATCATGGTATCTGGAGATGGAACTGTGGTATCTGGAGATGGAATCATGGTATCTGGAGATGGAATCATGGTATCTGGAGATGGAATCATGGTATCTGGAGATGGAACTGTGGTATCTGGAGATGGAATCATGGTATCTGGAGATGGAACTGTGGTATCTGGAGATGGAATCATGGTATCTGGAGATGGAACTGTGGTATCTGGAGATGGAATCATGGTATCTGGAGATGGAATCATGGTATCTGGAGATGGAATCATGGTATCTGGAGATGGAACTGTGGTATCTGGAGATGGAATCATGGTATCTGGAGATGGAACTGTGGTATCTGGAGATGGAATCATGGTATCTGGAGATGGAACTGTGGTATCTGGAGATGGAACAATGGGGTCTGGAG AAGGAACCGTGGTACCTGGGCATGGGAATGTGGCTCTGGAGGAGGAACCGTGGTGGTTGA
- the ACER1 gene encoding alkaline ceramidase 1, whose amino-acid sequence MPSIFSYQSAEVDWCENNFERSAVIAEYYNTISNVSFFVLSPALLYLNRQYCQKKAVPLYSISGLLLLVGVFSMYFHMTLSYVGQLLDELSILWTLAVAYSFWYPQAYFPKCIKTRRHFFWLTGITTVISTLMSFVKPTLNAYALNCIAFHLLYLTWKELKKCNDKRVHRMAAVMVMWWALAITSWISDRWLCWLWQAINFPYFHSFWHVLIAMSLLYCCPLVIYFDVSYEMPSFKPKLEYWPSDSWPVVVPYVTLEEPHKQC is encoded by the exons ATGCCAAGCATATTTTCCTACCAGAGTGCTGAGGTGGATTGGTGTGAGAACAACTTCGAGCGCTCGGCAGTGATTGCCGAGTACTACAACACC ATCAGCAATGTGAGCTTCTTTGTGCTGTCTCCTGCGCTGCTGTACCTGAACCGGCAGTACTGCCAGAAGAAGGCTGTGCCCCTCTACTCTATCTCGGGGCTGCTCCTCCTCGTAG GTGTCTTCTCCATGTACTTCCACATGACCCTGAGCTACGTGGGACAGCTCTTGGATGAGCTCTCCATCCTCTGGACACTGGCTGTGGCTTATTCCTTCTGGTACCCACAGGCTTACTTCCCCAAGTGCATCAAGACCAG GAGACATTTCTTCTGGCTGACTGGTATCACCACCGTGATCAGCACCTTGATGTCTTTTGTCAAGCCCACCCTCAATGCCTACGCGCTCAACTGCATCGCCTTCCACCTGCTGTACCTGACCTGGAAGGAGCTCAAGAA GTGCAACGACAAGCGGGTTCACCGGATGGCCGCGGTCATGGTGATGTGGTGGGCACTGGCCATCACCAGCTGGATCAGTGACcgctggctctgctggctctggcagGCCATCAACTTCCCCTACTTCCACAGCTTCTG GCACGTGCTGATAGCCATGTCCCTGCTGTATTGCTGCCCGCTGGTCATCTACTTCGACGTCAGCTACGAGATGCCCTCGTTCAAGCCAAAGCTGGAATACTGGCCCAGCGACTCGTGGCCTGTTGTGGTGCCCTACGTCACTCTGGAGGAGCCCCACAAGCAGTGCTAG